One stretch of Vibrio nitrifigilis DNA includes these proteins:
- the gntR gene encoding gluconate operon transcriptional repressor GntR, translating to MSKKRRPTLQDVADQVGVTKMTVSGYLKDPNRVSEKTRERIANALESCGYIPNRAPEILAQSRSRAIGVLVPSLTNQVFAEVIRGIEKVTGKFCYQTMFAHYGYRPDVEEARVASLLSYNIDGLLLSESYHTPRTVRMIETAGIPVIEMMDIASPSMQQCVGFDNTLAAKEMVEAMIAQGHRNIVYLGARMDVRTKLKMHGYESVMRSAELTPRVVTTDDASSFSLGASLLRKSLALYPDLDSFFCTNDDLAAGVIFECQRQGIRVPQDIGVAGFHGHDIGQSMAPKLASVVTPREQIGRISATELLERLEGKEVEKSIINLGYRIDLGESLRT from the coding sequence ATGAGCAAAAAGCGTAGACCAACGCTACAGGATGTAGCAGATCAAGTCGGTGTCACTAAGATGACGGTCAGCGGTTATCTTAAAGATCCAAATCGTGTATCGGAAAAGACACGCGAGCGGATTGCTAACGCGTTGGAATCGTGTGGTTATATTCCTAACCGAGCTCCAGAAATTTTAGCTCAATCGCGCAGTCGTGCCATTGGTGTATTAGTGCCATCGCTTACCAACCAAGTGTTTGCTGAAGTGATTCGTGGTATTGAAAAGGTGACGGGTAAGTTTTGCTATCAAACCATGTTTGCTCATTATGGTTATCGTCCCGATGTGGAAGAGGCGCGGGTTGCTTCTTTGTTGTCATACAATATCGACGGCTTATTATTATCAGAAAGTTACCACACACCTAGAACAGTTCGTATGATTGAAACTGCGGGCATACCTGTGATTGAAATGATGGATATCGCTTCTCCTTCTATGCAGCAGTGTGTGGGGTTTGATAACACCCTAGCTGCGAAAGAGATGGTGGAAGCCATGATTGCTCAAGGTCATCGCAATATTGTCTATCTAGGAGCTCGTATGGATGTTCGTACCAAGTTAAAGATGCATGGATACGAGTCTGTGATGCGCAGTGCAGAACTGACGCCGAGAGTGGTGACGACTGACGATGCTTCTTCTTTTTCCCTTGGTGCGAGTTTATTACGCAAGAGCTTGGCGTTATACCCAGATTTAGATAGTTTCTTTTGTACCAATGATGATTTGGCTGCTGGGGTTATTTTTGAGTGTCAGCGCCAGGGCATACGTGTTCCTCAAGATATCGGCGTCGCCGGATTCCACGGTCATGATATTGGGCAATCGATGGCACCGAAATTGGCCAGCGTTGTTACGCCTCGTGAGCAAATCGGTCGTATTTCAGCTACAGAACTACTAGAACGCCTCGAAGGAAAAGAGGTTGAAAAATCAATCATTAATCTAGGTTATCGGATTGATTTAGGGGAAAGTTTAAGAACGTAA
- the yjfF gene encoding galactofuranose ABC transporter, permease protein YjfF encodes MIKRHFPLFITICVFLLGYFFCALQFPAFLSTRVICNILTDNAFLGILAVGMTFVILSGGIDLSVGSVIAFTGVLIATLISDFGIHPYLAMIIALILGALFGAFMGWIIDTLKIPAFIVTLAGMFFLRGTSFLISEQSIPIQHPTYRELSRTIWHIFGGGRLSLLAVIMLFVVLAGMLLAHRTRFGNNVYAIGGNATSASLMGVPVRMTTIGIYTLSTTLATLAGIVFSIYTSAGYPLAAVGVELDAIAAVVIGGTLLTGGVGTVFGSLFGVLIQGLIQTYITFDGTLSSWWTKIIVGILLFSFIGMQRLLIMMTEKRKVVHTTQTLNAGAG; translated from the coding sequence ATGATTAAACGTCATTTCCCACTATTCATCACCATCTGTGTGTTCCTACTGGGCTATTTTTTCTGCGCGCTGCAATTCCCAGCATTCCTAAGCACACGAGTGATTTGTAACATACTAACAGACAACGCTTTTCTAGGCATATTGGCCGTTGGTATGACCTTTGTCATTCTCTCTGGTGGCATCGATCTATCGGTAGGCTCTGTCATCGCTTTTACTGGCGTGCTCATTGCGACACTGATCAGTGATTTTGGCATTCATCCTTATCTTGCCATGATTATTGCTCTTATACTGGGAGCACTATTCGGTGCCTTTATGGGATGGATCATCGATACCTTAAAAATACCAGCATTCATCGTCACGCTGGCTGGGATGTTCTTTCTGCGCGGAACCAGTTTTCTAATTTCAGAACAATCCATCCCAATTCAGCACCCTACTTACCGAGAGCTATCTCGAACAATCTGGCATATTTTTGGCGGTGGTCGCTTAAGTTTACTGGCTGTCATTATGCTATTTGTTGTCTTAGCAGGCATGTTACTTGCCCATCGGACTCGTTTTGGTAATAACGTCTATGCCATTGGTGGTAATGCAACCTCTGCTTCACTCATGGGCGTTCCCGTACGTATGACAACCATTGGGATTTACACCCTATCCACTACCTTAGCTACATTAGCAGGAATCGTATTCTCCATATATACCTCCGCTGGCTATCCACTCGCAGCAGTGGGTGTGGAATTGGATGCAATCGCAGCCGTAGTCATTGGTGGCACGCTATTAACTGGCGGGGTCGGTACCGTTTTTGGCTCCTTGTTTGGTGTATTAATTCAAGGGCTCATTCAAACCTACATCACCTTCGATGGCACACTGAGTTCATGGTGGACCAAAATTATCGTCGGTATCTTGTTATTCAGTTTTATCGGAATGCAAAGACTGCTCATTATGATGACGGAAAAACGCAAAGTCGTGCACACCACTCAAACACTCAATGCAGGAGCTGGCTAA
- a CDS encoding YbaN family protein: MKLWMYKVIAIVSLGLAFAGILLPGLPATEFVILCAWASAKGSPTIHRFLMSKPFFRDMVENWQNGKVISRKNKILSAISMLICFVILIVHPVPIWVIVTATSGMLIGSYFIWRRPEQRSD; encoded by the coding sequence ATGAAACTATGGATGTATAAAGTCATTGCGATAGTCAGCTTGGGGCTTGCCTTTGCTGGTATTCTGCTCCCCGGATTGCCAGCAACAGAGTTTGTCATTCTTTGTGCATGGGCATCTGCGAAGGGTTCTCCGACTATTCATCGTTTTCTTATGTCGAAGCCATTTTTTCGAGATATGGTTGAGAATTGGCAAAATGGTAAAGTTATCTCGCGAAAAAACAAAATATTGTCTGCGATTTCAATGTTAATTTGTTTTGTGATTCTTATCGTTCATCCGGTACCGATATGGGTTATCGTGACGGCGACAAGTGGTATGTTGATTGGTAGTTACTTTATTTGGCGTCGACCTGAGCAGCGCAGCGATTGA
- the ytfT gene encoding galactofuranose ABC transporter, ATP-binding protein YtfT, with product MSILTRSTLPKSGHKPLLHLPKGTPQIAALVLLLLVNSFIADNFFSIHIQDGRLFGSLIDILNRGAPVALLTVGMTLVIATGGIDLSVGAVMAISGAVMASMAHQGYDPTVILLCGLVAGALCGLWNGLLVAIFKIQPIVATLILMVAGRGIAQLITKGQIITFTSDTLAWFGSGTLLYFPTPVWLMLFAALAVWALTKKTALGLFIESVGINIRAAKNAGLHTPAIVMSVYVVSGVMSAIAGIVVAADIQGADANNAGLYLEMDAILAVVIGGTSLMGGRFNLFLALIGAYIIQSINTGILLSGYQPQWNQIVKAVVVLVVLVLQSPAVIRAIKGRMKHHD from the coding sequence ATGAGTATTTTAACCCGATCTACTTTGCCCAAGTCGGGGCACAAGCCTCTGCTCCATCTTCCCAAAGGCACACCACAAATCGCAGCATTGGTTTTGCTGCTTTTAGTGAATAGTTTTATTGCAGATAACTTTTTCTCTATTCATATCCAAGATGGACGGCTCTTTGGGAGCTTGATTGATATTCTCAATCGTGGCGCTCCCGTTGCTTTACTAACGGTGGGAATGACGTTAGTGATTGCGACAGGTGGCATCGACTTATCGGTAGGTGCTGTGATGGCCATCAGTGGCGCAGTTATGGCTAGCATGGCCCACCAAGGTTATGACCCTACTGTTATTCTCCTCTGTGGCCTTGTCGCTGGAGCCTTGTGCGGTTTATGGAATGGTCTTTTAGTCGCTATTTTTAAAATTCAGCCCATCGTCGCCACGCTTATTTTAATGGTGGCAGGACGAGGGATTGCCCAATTAATAACCAAGGGCCAAATCATTACCTTTACCAGTGATACGCTTGCTTGGTTTGGCAGTGGCACATTGCTGTATTTCCCTACCCCAGTATGGCTGATGTTATTTGCAGCGCTTGCTGTGTGGGCATTAACTAAGAAAACCGCTCTCGGATTATTTATCGAATCCGTAGGGATTAATATTCGCGCAGCTAAGAATGCAGGATTACATACACCGGCGATCGTCATGTCTGTGTACGTTGTCAGTGGTGTCATGTCAGCCATTGCTGGGATCGTCGTTGCGGCAGATATTCAAGGTGCTGATGCCAACAACGCAGGCTTATACCTAGAAATGGATGCGATTTTGGCTGTGGTTATTGGTGGAACCTCATTAATGGGCGGCCGCTTTAATCTCTTTTTAGCCCTAATTGGTGCCTACATCATTCAAAGTATTAATACCGGTATATTGCTTTCCGGCTACCAACCACAATGGAATCAGATTGTTAAAGCTGTTGTTGTGCTTGTCGTACTGGTCTTGCAATCTCCAGCGGTTATACGTGCGATTAAAGGGAGAATGAAACATCATGATTAA
- the ytfR gene encoding galactofuranose ABC transporter, ATP-binding protein YtfR, with the protein MSNPELVLNAKRICKTFPGVKALQNVDFSLRKGEIMALLGENGAGKSTLVKTLTGVYHKDSGEILLEGRPISPQNTSDAQHLGIGTVYQEVNLLPNMSVMDNLFIGHEPRRFGFVDRKSMEIKAKEIVTSYGLNIDVSLPLNQFSVAIQQVIAIARAISMSAKILILDEPTASLDGNEVNMLFDIMRQLKARGVSLIFITHFLDQVYQVSDRITVLRNGQLIGTKETADLPQIELVKMMLGRELEENALKRAGKTTWHDKPIIQLSDYGKKGTIEPFNLAVHAGEIVGLAGLLGSGRTETAQVIFGIEANDSGQCKLQDNVVSIHSARQASHLGLGYCPEDRKTDGIIGAASVRENIILALQAQRGWFRPLSRKEQEQVTERFIKQLAIKTPNIEQPVEFLSGGNQQKVLLARWLLTKPKFLILDEPTRGIDVGAHAEIIRLIESLCANGLALLVISSELEELVGYADRIIVLKDRKQVAEITTEDLSVPAIMQAIAM; encoded by the coding sequence ATGTCCAATCCAGAACTGGTACTCAACGCCAAGCGTATCTGTAAAACTTTTCCGGGCGTAAAAGCGTTACAGAACGTCGACTTTTCTTTGCGTAAAGGCGAAATTATGGCTTTGCTAGGAGAAAATGGCGCGGGTAAATCTACGCTAGTCAAAACCCTCACTGGGGTATATCACAAAGATTCAGGGGAGATTTTGTTAGAAGGTCGCCCTATCTCACCGCAAAACACTTCGGATGCTCAACACTTAGGCATTGGGACTGTCTATCAAGAAGTCAACTTGTTACCCAACATGTCAGTCATGGACAACCTGTTTATTGGTCATGAACCCCGCCGATTTGGTTTTGTAGACCGTAAATCCATGGAAATAAAGGCGAAAGAGATTGTAACTAGCTATGGTTTAAACATTGACGTTTCTCTTCCTTTAAATCAGTTTTCCGTAGCTATCCAACAAGTTATTGCCATTGCTCGTGCCATCTCAATGTCGGCAAAAATTTTAATTTTGGATGAACCAACTGCGAGTTTAGATGGTAACGAAGTCAACATGCTGTTTGATATCATGCGCCAACTTAAAGCACGTGGTGTCAGCCTGATTTTTATTACTCACTTTCTTGATCAAGTTTACCAAGTGAGTGATCGGATTACCGTACTGCGTAACGGCCAGTTGATTGGTACAAAAGAAACAGCGGATCTACCACAAATCGAGCTGGTAAAAATGATGCTTGGTAGAGAACTCGAAGAGAATGCCCTCAAACGTGCAGGAAAAACCACTTGGCATGATAAGCCTATTATTCAATTATCTGATTACGGTAAAAAAGGGACTATCGAGCCATTCAACCTTGCGGTGCATGCAGGAGAAATTGTTGGTTTAGCTGGGTTATTAGGCTCAGGCCGAACTGAAACGGCCCAAGTCATTTTTGGCATTGAAGCTAATGATTCTGGCCAATGTAAACTGCAAGATAACGTAGTATCCATTCACTCGGCACGACAAGCGTCTCACCTAGGACTCGGCTATTGCCCAGAAGACCGCAAAACCGACGGTATTATTGGCGCGGCGTCAGTACGAGAAAATATTATCTTAGCTCTTCAGGCTCAGCGTGGATGGTTCAGGCCATTGTCGCGTAAAGAGCAGGAACAAGTAACCGAAAGGTTTATCAAACAACTTGCCATTAAAACGCCGAATATAGAGCAACCTGTCGAATTTTTATCTGGTGGCAATCAACAAAAAGTCTTATTGGCTCGCTGGCTACTCACTAAGCCAAAATTCTTAATCCTCGATGAACCCACTCGCGGTATTGATGTGGGTGCTCACGCTGAGATTATTCGATTAATAGAAAGCTTATGTGCAAACGGGTTAGCTCTATTAGTTATCTCTTCAGAACTTGAAGAATTAGTCGGCTATGCCGATCGAATTATCGTGCTGAAAGACCGAAAGCAAGTGGCAGAAATTACCACTGAGGATCTATCGGTACCCGCCATTATGCAAGCTATCGCAATGTGA
- a CDS encoding gluconokinase has protein sequence MGVSSCGKSSIGAAVARQLEAKFIDGDDLHPKANILKMKSGHPLNDDDRAPWLERINDAVFSIEMKHEEGIIVCSALRQKYRDQIRQGNSKLTFIHLYGDFELVKGRMLAREDHFMPIELLKSQFETLEKPTIEETDVIEVSIDGSFDDVVARCVTAIKQHQTA, from the coding sequence ATGGGCGTTTCAAGTTGTGGTAAATCGTCGATTGGTGCTGCGGTTGCCCGTCAATTAGAAGCTAAATTTATTGATGGTGACGATCTCCATCCCAAAGCGAATATTCTTAAAATGAAATCTGGCCATCCACTCAATGATGATGATCGAGCACCGTGGTTAGAGCGAATTAATGATGCGGTGTTTAGCATTGAAATGAAACACGAAGAAGGCATCATTGTTTGTTCCGCATTGCGTCAAAAGTATCGCGACCAAATTCGTCAAGGAAATAGTAAGCTGACGTTTATTCATTTATATGGTGATTTTGAATTGGTAAAAGGAAGGATGTTGGCTCGAGAGGACCATTTTATGCCAATTGAATTATTGAAGAGCCAGTTCGAAACGTTAGAAAAGCCCACGATTGAAGAAACGGATGTTATTGAAGTCAGCATTGATGGCTCTTTTGATGATGTTGTCGCTCGTTGTGTAACCGCTATTAAACAGCATCAAACAGCATAA
- the gntU gene encoding gluconate transporter: MSDLTLILTAIGSIALLLFLVMKVRLHAIVSLILVSMLAGLFSGMNPATIADTIQKGMAGTLGFVAVVVALGAMFGRVMEETGALDQIAHTLLGKFGHKKAHWAMSLTGFICALPLFFDVAVVLLIGIAFAVVRKGGGSVMKIGIALLAGIAACQAFLIPAPGPILVASQLHADFGYMILIGLLAGIPAMILGGPIFGSYIAKKVHVELPEHEQADNQQREGETIPSFALSLSIVVFPLILIGLKTIVSRFVDPNSSLHDWLTLLGHPFTAILLACLLAFYVLGVKRGIANDKIMDICGSALQPAGVIILVTGAGGVFKQVLIDSGVGAALGNTLSGSGLPIVALAFILAAAVRVIQGSATVAMLTACGLITPMLTALHLDGAQLAAITIAIGGGAIVFSHVNDSGFWLANRYLGLTEKQTLQSWTIMETIIGTTGGIVAMLVSFFL, from the coding sequence ATGTCTGATCTAACATTGATCTTGACGGCAATAGGCTCAATTGCACTGCTTCTTTTTCTCGTAATGAAAGTGAGGCTTCATGCCATCGTTTCTCTGATTCTGGTATCAATGCTTGCCGGACTTTTTTCAGGAATGAATCCCGCGACTATTGCCGATACCATTCAAAAAGGCATGGCAGGAACACTGGGGTTTGTTGCTGTTGTCGTTGCCCTAGGAGCAATGTTTGGCCGCGTAATGGAAGAAACGGGCGCGCTTGATCAAATTGCTCACACACTATTAGGTAAATTTGGACATAAAAAAGCTCACTGGGCAATGAGTCTGACCGGTTTTATCTGCGCCCTGCCACTGTTTTTTGACGTTGCCGTCGTGTTACTGATTGGTATTGCCTTTGCGGTAGTGCGCAAAGGTGGCGGCAGTGTGATGAAAATCGGTATTGCCCTTCTTGCTGGTATCGCAGCATGTCAGGCATTTTTGATTCCTGCTCCAGGCCCTATTCTCGTCGCATCGCAGTTACATGCAGATTTTGGTTACATGATTCTTATTGGTTTGCTTGCAGGTATTCCAGCCATGATCTTAGGTGGACCAATTTTTGGCAGCTACATTGCTAAGAAAGTGCATGTAGAGCTTCCAGAACACGAGCAAGCAGACAACCAACAACGTGAAGGCGAAACCATTCCCTCGTTTGCTTTATCGCTTAGTATTGTCGTGTTTCCTTTGATCTTAATTGGTTTAAAAACCATCGTCTCTCGCTTTGTCGATCCCAACTCTTCTCTGCATGACTGGCTGACATTGCTTGGTCACCCATTTACCGCCATCTTGCTTGCCTGCTTACTAGCTTTTTATGTGTTGGGGGTGAAACGAGGAATTGCAAATGACAAGATCATGGATATCTGTGGTAGCGCCCTACAACCAGCAGGTGTCATTATCTTGGTTACTGGTGCTGGCGGCGTATTTAAACAAGTATTAATCGATTCAGGTGTGGGGGCTGCGCTAGGTAATACCCTTTCTGGATCTGGACTACCTATTGTTGCCTTAGCCTTTATTTTGGCTGCAGCAGTGCGTGTCATTCAAGGTTCCGCAACCGTGGCAATGCTAACGGCCTGTGGATTGATCACACCAATGTTAACCGCCCTACACTTGGATGGCGCACAGCTAGCTGCGATCACCATCGCAATTGGCGGTGGGGCAATTGTATTTTCTCATGTAAATGACTCGGGTTTTTGGTTGGCAAACCGCTATTTAGGATTAACAGAGAAGCAGACTCTGCAAAGCTGGACTATTATGGAAACTATCATAGGCACCACAGGCGGGATCGTGGCAATGCTGGTATCGTTTTTCTTATAA